The genomic segment CGGATTAAAAGGTGAACTTAATGGTCTACAGATTTTATTGAAAGAGTTAAATGTTGAAGAAAGTAATATCGATGAATTAAATGAAAAGCTTGAATTACTAAGAAGTGAGCAATTAAAGATAGAATACAATTTAGCAGCTGTAAAATTTAAAAGTATAAATATTCCTCTGATTGAAAATGCAAAAAAATCTATTGATTTTATAATGGAAAAATTAGAACGATTAAGTAGTCGATTTCAAAAAAATAATAGTGTATCGGAGAAAATAGAGAGAATTATTGAGGAGAATAAAGATCAAGTTCTAGCTAAATTAATATCAGGCATTAGAGATGTTCAAGTATACACGAATAAATATGATTTAAATTATTGTCCTGTTTGTTCTTCACAAACAAATAATTTAAATAGTGATATAGCTCAAAATTTAAATGATTATTTGAATCAACTTAATGATGAAAGTAGTTATTATGAGAAATCTATAAGCTTATCAAAACATCTTGAAAATAGAAAGAAGAAATTAAAAGAAGAAATTAGAAGGCTAAAAAGAAATCAAGAGGAAAATGAAACTAAAATAAAAAACTTTGATAATGAAATAGCTAATTATAAATCATCAGATTTATTTGATGAAATGTTATTTTCAGAAAAACAATCTATTCTAGAAGAGCATTTAGCAAAAAATTCACTAGAAATAAATCAAAGAAAAGAAGCAATTGAAGTAATTTTAAAAATAGAAAAAGTATCAAGTGATATATCAGGTTATGAAAAAACCTCTAAAGTTACTAATAAAATAAAGTCTGCTAAAGACCTGAAAAAAAGTGTTGATAAGAATACTGCGAGAAAATATTTTGTGAATGCGAAATATAAAAATAATATTTCTTTACTTAAAGAAATAAAGAATAATATTTCAAGCGTAAATTTAATTATTCTCAATCTACAAAGTTTATTGAATGAGAATCAATATAATCAAAGGTTTATAGAAATATTTGATTTTGCTTTAGAATCAATACAAAAAATTGACATTGAGATTGATGAAATAAATTTTATTAAAGATTTGTTAGTGAAACAGGAAATTAATAATAATGTTCTAAAACAAATCTCTAATATCCAAAAAAATAAAAATGATTTAAACTCTAAAATGGGCAAATTGAATTCTTATATAGGTTTATTAGAAAAATATAAGCAAGAAAAACGAAGTTTGATAGGAGATGGGATTTCGGATTTTCTTAATCGAGGCAATTCTACCGTGCAAAGATATTTTAGATATTTAGATCCGATTCCAAGTGATTGTGATTTAGTATTTGAAGGAAGCGAAGAGCAAATAAATATAAAAGTAGCGTATAATAAAGAATTACGTGATAAGCCTGGTGGAAAAAGTAATGCTAAAAATATTTTAAGTTCAGGGCAATTAAATGTATTAGCCATATCTATATTTTTAGCAATTAATAAAGAACAACAAATACATTCACTAAATTTTGTAGGTATAGATGATCCAATCCAAAATATGGATGATATTAATCAATACACTATGTGTGACGTTTTAAATAATATAGAAAAGCAACTCATAGTTTCTACACATGATTTTAATTTCTTAAAATTATTTATAAAGAAAAATGAGCATAGAAAAAATGATATAATTATCTATAATTTAAAAAGTCCTTACATTAGTTCTGACAAATTAGAAATGATTAAATTTGATTCTCATAGATCAATTTGAACAAACTTTTTGTTTATTGCAAAATAAAAGTGCAGAGCTTTGCATAGGTAAAATGCAGGGTCCTGCACTTTATTTTATAAGTGCATAAAAAAAGACTTGCCCGTCACCCCAAGTCCCTCTACTGTAATGGTGTCGAATCATTTACAAGTGGAGGAATATGAAAGGATGCTAGCAATGTCTGGTACTCATTGTATCAAAAACTTGAGAAACAACAAGGGTTTATCTATATCTAAGATCTAAAAAACACTTGGTATTAACTGGAGAACAGCTAAGAAGTAT from the Niallia sp. FSL W8-0635 genome contains:
- a CDS encoding AAA family ATPase; translation: MNIQKLIIKNFKNYMGEVVFDLSKEVILLYGANGFGKSSFFDAIEWCLTGKINRFDGSENELKYDIVNKRIHIEESFEVAVTLEFDGNTLIRYFNVTNGNVGNLQVRIISKDDNVHIGQEQIENFLKMHTANSITYERGGFSQLLKQAYILSQDQVTDFITSEDSKERYKALANIMGLKSMLLEFDNFKRVLKGLEKNKDNLSDQISELDKAIINKKETMHYFEREKLDELSSTYGILLSDGNTKINVENEIAKRLNTKNHLEKYIEFYSKIEDGQRNSSLNELKNLLNDYESREELLLGKKKKAELLLERLSDKILSLSNLEENLEKVNGLKGELNGLQILLKELNVEESNIDELNEKLELLRSEQLKIEYNLAAVKFKSINIPLIENAKKSIDFIMEKLERLSSRFQKNNSVSEKIERIIEENKDQVLAKLISGIRDVQVYTNKYDLNYCPVCSSQTNNLNSDIAQNLNDYLNQLNDESSYYEKSISLSKHLENRKKKLKEEIRRLKRNQEENETKIKNFDNEIANYKSSDLFDEMLFSEKQSILEEHLAKNSLEINQRKEAIEVILKIEKVSSDISGYEKTSKVTNKIKSAKDLKKSVDKNTARKYFVNAKYKNNISLLKEIKNNISSVNLIILNLQSLLNENQYNQRFIEIFDFALESIQKIDIEIDEINFIKDLLVKQEINNNVLKQISNIQKNKNDLNSKMGKLNSYIGLLEKYKQEKRSLIGDGISDFLNRGNSTVQRYFRYLDPIPSDCDLVFEGSEEQINIKVAYNKELRDKPGGKSNAKNILSSGQLNVLAISIFLAINKEQQIHSLNFVGIDDPIQNMDDINQYTMCDVLNNIEKQLIVSTHDFNFLKLFIKKNEHRKNDIIIYNLKSPYISSDKLEMIKFDSHRSI